From a single Anaerolineae bacterium genomic region:
- a CDS encoding glycoside hydrolase family 127 protein: MTTTRSEYPFQPIPFTRVSIQDSFWLPRIETNRQVTIPYDFQKCEETGRIDNFDKAAGKMPGPHTGWQFNDSDVFKVIEGAAYALQVQPDPELEAYIDGIIEKIGAAQEPDGYLYTARTIDPEHPHEAAGPTRWSNLVMSHELYNFGHMFEGAVAYYQATGKRAFLDIALRTADLLCRTFGPDGLHAVPGHQEVELGLVKLYRLTGEEKYLKLAKFFLDERGRPHGRELMQAVGNPGYMQDHQPVVEQREAVGHAVRAVYMYSAMADIAALTGDQDYLNAIKAIWENVVTRKMALTGGLGARHTGEAFGDDYELPNLTAYNETCAAIGSIFWNHRLFLLEGKSAYYDILERTLYNGFLSGVSLEGNTFFYVNPLECDTKFHFNSDHTITRQPWFWCSCCPTNVVRLMPSLPGYIYAVRDDRLYINLYIGSQTAVAVGGTDVQLRLETRYPWDGAIRLQVDPARPARFTLMLRVPGWVKGQPVPGDLYHYLDATPGAVTLRVNGAPLAAGETDGYLTITRDWSAGDVVEIDFPMPIRRVLAHPAISDTVGKVALERGPLVYAAEGIDNNGRALDLILPDDLPLHAEHHPELLHGVTVIRGDGFMAIPYYAWGHRGVHEMAVWLKRG; the protein is encoded by the coding sequence ATGACCACTACCCGTTCAGAGTACCCCTTTCAGCCTATCCCATTCACCCGGGTGAGCATTCAGGATTCCTTCTGGCTGCCCCGCATCGAGACCAACCGACAGGTGACGATCCCCTACGACTTCCAGAAGTGCGAGGAAACCGGGCGCATCGACAACTTCGACAAAGCCGCCGGGAAGATGCCCGGCCCGCACACGGGGTGGCAGTTTAACGATTCCGATGTCTTCAAGGTCATCGAAGGGGCGGCCTACGCCCTACAGGTGCAGCCCGACCCGGAACTGGAAGCCTACATCGACGGCATCATCGAGAAGATCGGCGCCGCCCAGGAGCCGGATGGCTACCTCTACACCGCCCGGACGATCGACCCGGAGCATCCCCATGAAGCCGCCGGCCCGACCCGCTGGTCCAACCTGGTCATGAGCCATGAGCTGTACAACTTTGGCCACATGTTTGAAGGCGCAGTCGCCTACTACCAGGCCACCGGCAAGCGTGCCTTCCTGGATATCGCCCTGCGCACCGCCGACCTGCTCTGCCGGACGTTCGGACCGGACGGCCTGCACGCTGTGCCGGGGCATCAGGAGGTCGAGCTGGGGCTGGTCAAGCTGTACCGCCTGACCGGGGAAGAAAAGTACCTGAAGCTGGCCAAGTTCTTCCTGGATGAGCGCGGGCGCCCGCACGGACGGGAGTTGATGCAGGCCGTCGGTAACCCCGGCTATATGCAGGATCACCAGCCGGTAGTCGAGCAGCGCGAAGCAGTCGGCCACGCTGTGCGAGCAGTGTACATGTACTCCGCCATGGCCGACATTGCCGCCCTGACGGGTGACCAGGACTACCTGAATGCCATCAAGGCAATCTGGGAAAATGTTGTCACCAGAAAGATGGCCCTGACCGGCGGGCTGGGCGCTCGCCATACCGGCGAAGCCTTCGGCGACGATTACGAGTTGCCCAACCTGACCGCCTACAACGAGACCTGCGCCGCTATCGGCAGCATCTTCTGGAACCATCGGCTGTTCCTGCTGGAAGGCAAATCCGCCTACTACGACATCCTGGAACGGACGCTGTACAACGGTTTCCTCTCCGGCGTCTCGCTGGAAGGCAATACCTTCTTCTATGTCAACCCGCTGGAATGCGACACCAAGTTCCACTTTAACAGCGATCACACCATCACCCGCCAGCCCTGGTTCTGGTGCTCCTGCTGCCCGACTAACGTGGTGCGTCTGATGCCCTCGCTGCCTGGCTACATCTATGCCGTGCGCGATGACCGCCTGTACATCAACCTATACATCGGCAGCCAGACGGCAGTCGCGGTTGGCGGGACGGATGTGCAGCTCCGACTGGAGACCCGCTACCCCTGGGACGGCGCCATCCGGCTGCAGGTCGATCCGGCCCGGCCCGCCCGCTTCACGCTCATGTTGCGCGTCCCCGGCTGGGTCAAGGGTCAGCCCGTCCCCGGCGATCTGTACCACTACCTGGACGCTACCCCCGGCGCGGTGACGCTGCGGGTTAACGGCGCGCCGCTGGCCGCCGGGGAAACCGATGGCTACCTGACCATCACCCGCGACTGGTCAGCCGGTGATGTCGTCGAAATCGACTTCCCGATGCCCATCCGGCGCGTGCTGGCTCACCCGGCCATCAGCGACACTGTCGGCAAAGTGGCGCTGGAGCGCGGCCCACTGGTCTACGCGGCGGAAGGCATCGACAACAATGGCCGCGCCCTCGATCTGATCCTGCCGGATGACCTGCCGTTGCACGCCGAACACCACCCGGAGCTGCTGCACGGCGTGACCGTGATCCGGGGGGACGGCTTCATGGCCATCCCCTACTATGCCTGGGGGCATCGCGGTGTGCATGAGATGGCCGTCTGGCTCAAACGCGGCTGA
- a CDS encoding arabinan endo-1,5-alpha-L-arabinosidase produces the protein MSIRYSRRHFLRTSLALGAGLGLGLSGLQARRAGAASAPEGGQAMTQLSGRISPVHDPAIIKAGDTYYLFCTATGIEVRKSTDLVEWKMARPPVVFGSVPAWARETIGATNLWAPDISYFNDRYHLYYSASTFGSNRSAIGLATNVTLDREAEGWGWVDHGPVIESFRTDNYNCIDPNLIIDEDGVPWLAFGSFWSGIKMRRLDYETGMLSSEDETLYSLATRHVSSGSVEAPFIIRKGDYYYLFVSFDFCCRGVDSTYRVMVGRSEKVTGPYVDRDGVEMLDGGGTQVTFPTERWRGPGHNCILQDEDRDYIVYHAYDAQNNGTPTLRIDPLTWDDDGWPFIAPQEETEA, from the coding sequence ATGTCCATCCGTTACAGTCGCCGCCATTTTCTCCGCACCAGCCTGGCGCTTGGCGCAGGGCTGGGGCTGGGCTTGAGCGGTCTTCAGGCGCGTCGGGCGGGCGCAGCCAGCGCCCCGGAAGGAGGGCAGGCGATGACCCAGCTATCCGGCAGAATCTCGCCGGTACATGATCCGGCGATCATCAAGGCTGGCGACACATATTACCTGTTCTGCACGGCCACCGGCATTGAGGTGCGCAAGTCGACCGACCTGGTTGAATGGAAGATGGCCAGGCCGCCGGTCGTCTTTGGCAGCGTACCCGCCTGGGCTAGGGAGACGATCGGTGCCACCAACCTCTGGGCGCCGGATATCTCCTATTTCAACGACCGGTACCACCTGTACTACTCCGCCTCCACCTTCGGCAGCAACCGTTCCGCCATCGGCCTGGCGACAAACGTCACGCTCGACCGTGAGGCGGAGGGCTGGGGCTGGGTTGATCATGGCCCGGTGATTGAATCGTTCCGCACAGATAACTACAACTGCATCGATCCCAACCTGATCATCGACGAAGACGGTGTACCCTGGCTGGCCTTCGGCAGCTTCTGGTCAGGCATCAAGATGCGTCGCCTGGATTACGAGACCGGCATGCTCTCCAGCGAGGACGAGACGCTTTACAGCCTGGCTACGCGCCATGTCAGCTCCGGCTCGGTAGAAGCGCCGTTCATCATCCGCAAGGGCGACTACTACTATCTATTCGTGTCCTTCGACTTCTGCTGCCGGGGGGTGGATAGCACCTACCGGGTGATGGTCGGACGCTCGGAGAAGGTCACTGGCCCCTATGTCGACCGCGACGGCGTGGAGATGCTCGACGGCGGCGGCACGCAGGTCACCTTCCCCACCGAGCGCTGGCGCGGCCCCGGCCATAACTGCATCCTGCAGGACGAGGATCGCGACTACATCGTCTACCACGCCTACGACGCCCAGAATAACGGCACGCCTACCCTGCGCATCGACCCGCTGACATGGGATGACGACGGCTGGCCATTCATCGCGCCGCAGGAAGAGACAGAGGCTTAA
- a CDS encoding family 43 glycosylhydrolase — protein sequence MRSGGRGVGQPIPRVFLPVLTESAFTGGKMSRLFRLPRLLQISLVVALLAATVGMASGQSGEQGTLRNPLNPYGGADPWLTYYEGNYYMAATTWASAWYMLKSPTLAGLKTAEPQLIYFETEPSRCCNFWAPEFHLLDGPNGKRWYFYYTAGQPFGNYDHQRIHVLESAGTDPLGPYTYKGQLMEPTGDRWMIDSSILQLNGQLYLLYSAFGPRQSVYIAPLSNPWTLSAPGVLISEPTYRWETSGGMVNEGPVALQHDGQTFIIFSASSCATGDYKLGMLTYRGGDPLDPASWEKNPEPVFQRSDENGVFGPGHNGFFRSPDGTEDWIVYHAVDFPEGACDGRRTTRVQRIAWNADGTPDFGIPVAVGEPIAAPSGDTGVDPLPELPALDVVRFRPSSYSEGYLRHSGFIARFDYSVSPRADSEFLIRPGLADPEAVSIESRNFPGFFLRHQNNAVFVLPDDGSETYEADATWWIRPGLADENLISLEAYSRPGYYLGKTFGVVALFRPADSSPAGALQDATFYQER from the coding sequence ATGCGATCCGGCGGGCGGGGGGTGGGGCAGCCCATCCCCCGCGTATTTTTGCCCGTGCTGACTGAAAGCGCATTCACAGGAGGAAAGATGAGCAGATTGTTTCGTTTGCCCCGCTTGCTGCAGATTAGCCTGGTGGTAGCCCTGCTGGCCGCGACCGTCGGTATGGCCTCCGGCCAGTCGGGCGAGCAGGGAACACTCCGCAACCCGCTGAACCCTTATGGCGGGGCCGATCCCTGGCTGACCTACTACGAGGGCAACTATTACATGGCCGCGACCACCTGGGCCTCGGCCTGGTACATGCTCAAGTCGCCCACCCTGGCCGGGCTGAAGACCGCTGAGCCGCAGCTGATCTACTTTGAGACAGAGCCATCGCGTTGCTGTAACTTCTGGGCGCCGGAATTTCACCTGCTGGACGGCCCCAACGGCAAGCGCTGGTACTTTTACTACACTGCCGGGCAGCCCTTTGGCAACTACGATCACCAGCGTATCCACGTGCTGGAAAGCGCCGGAACCGATCCGCTGGGGCCGTATACCTACAAGGGCCAGCTCATGGAGCCGACCGGCGACCGCTGGATGATCGACAGCAGCATCCTGCAGCTGAATGGGCAGCTATACCTGCTCTATTCGGCCTTTGGCCCCCGCCAGTCGGTGTACATCGCCCCCCTGAGCAACCCCTGGACGCTCAGCGCGCCAGGAGTGCTGATCTCCGAACCCACGTACCGCTGGGAGACCTCCGGCGGGATGGTCAACGAGGGGCCGGTAGCGCTCCAGCATGACGGGCAGACGTTCATCATCTTCTCCGCCAGTTCCTGCGCCACCGGCGACTATAAGCTGGGGATGCTGACCTACCGGGGCGGTGATCCGCTGGACCCTGCCTCATGGGAGAAGAATCCTGAGCCGGTCTTCCAGCGCTCGGATGAGAACGGTGTCTTTGGCCCTGGGCATAACGGCTTCTTCAGGTCGCCGGATGGCACCGAAGACTGGATCGTCTACCATGCGGTGGACTTCCCGGAGGGGGCCTGCGATGGCCGACGTACGACCCGCGTGCAGCGGATCGCCTGGAACGCGGACGGCACACCGGACTTTGGCATCCCGGTTGCTGTTGGCGAGCCGATCGCCGCACCCTCCGGGGACACAGGCGTTGACCCGCTGCCAGAATTGCCTGCGCTGGATGTTGTGCGCTTCCGCCCCTCCAGCTATTCGGAGGGCTATCTGCGCCATTCGGGCTTTATCGCGCGGTTCGACTACAGCGTCTCTCCACGAGCCGATTCGGAGTTTCTCATCCGCCCCGGGCTGGCCGATCCGGAGGCAGTATCTATCGAGTCGCGTAACTTCCCAGGCTTTTTCCTGCGCCACCAGAACAACGCCGTTTTCGTCCTGCCTGATGACGGCTCAGAAACCTATGAAGCTGACGCAACCTGGTGGATCCGGCCCGGCCTGGCGGACGAGAACCTGATCTCGCTGGAGGCGTATAGCCGCCCCGGTTACTATCTGGGCAAGACGTTCGGCGTGGTGGCCCTGTTTCGGCCTGCAGATTCCAGCCCCGCCGGCGCCCTGCAGGATGCTACCTTTTATCAGGAGCGCTAG
- a CDS encoding alpha-N-arabinofuranosidase: MSASKAQIYLDTNRNISPISPLLFSGFAEHMGRSIYEGIYDPDSPHADERGLRRDVLAALRELNFRAMRYPGGNFLSGYNWLDGVGPKDKRPRRRDLAWQSIETNQFGTDEFMAFARAIDTEPMLAVNMGTGTIQDAANLVEYCNAPLGTQYADLRAANGHPEPYGVKYWCVGNEMDGPWQIGHLEAEDYGKKAREAAKMMRWHDPSIKLVLCGSSSSRMPTYPEWDRVVLELAWEQVDYHSLHYYANNHDNDTASYLALSAEFEAFVDTLSGVLRYVKAKNRSRHDVFLSWDEWNVWYKAHLPSDMQGQWTVAPHLIEEVYNLEDALVAAQWMNVFLRKSDVLKIACLAQVVNVIAPILTTRDALLKQSIYYPFLLFSRLASGVALDVAVKAPLYETQKFGTMPLLDVSASWDEEKGTHAIFIVNRSQTESLPVELIWQDRAPARISKAYRVAGTDPKAANSFENPNVVVAVEVAAPVLDGKSASLVVPPLSFTAIEAQLR; encoded by the coding sequence ATGTCCGCTTCAAAAGCACAGATCTATCTGGATACTAACCGCAACATCAGCCCGATTTCACCCCTGCTGTTCAGCGGCTTTGCGGAGCATATGGGGCGTTCCATTTACGAAGGGATTTACGATCCCGATTCGCCCCACGCTGACGAGCGCGGGCTGCGCAGGGACGTGCTGGCGGCCCTGCGCGAACTGAACTTCCGGGCCATGCGCTATCCCGGTGGCAACTTCCTCAGCGGCTATAACTGGCTGGATGGCGTCGGCCCGAAGGATAAGCGCCCGCGCCGCCGCGACCTGGCCTGGCAGTCGATCGAGACCAACCAGTTCGGCACAGACGAATTCATGGCCTTCGCCAGGGCGATCGATACCGAGCCGATGCTGGCCGTCAATATGGGCACGGGCACGATCCAGGACGCGGCGAATCTGGTCGAGTACTGCAATGCCCCGCTGGGGACACAGTACGCCGACCTGCGGGCCGCCAACGGGCATCCTGAGCCGTATGGCGTCAAGTACTGGTGTGTGGGCAACGAGATGGACGGCCCCTGGCAGATCGGGCACCTGGAAGCCGAAGACTACGGCAAAAAGGCCCGCGAAGCTGCCAAGATGATGCGCTGGCACGATCCCTCGATCAAGCTGGTGCTGTGCGGCTCGTCATCCTCCCGGATGCCTACGTATCCGGAATGGGACCGGGTCGTACTGGAGCTGGCCTGGGAACAGGTGGACTATCACTCACTGCACTATTACGCCAACAACCACGACAACGACACGGCCAGTTACCTGGCTCTGAGCGCCGAATTCGAGGCGTTTGTCGATACGCTCTCCGGCGTGCTGCGTTATGTCAAGGCCAAGAATCGCTCCAGGCACGACGTGTTCCTCTCCTGGGATGAATGGAACGTGTGGTACAAAGCCCACCTGCCCAGCGACATGCAGGGCCAGTGGACAGTCGCGCCACACCTGATCGAGGAAGTCTATAACCTCGAAGATGCATTGGTCGCCGCCCAGTGGATGAATGTCTTCCTGCGCAAGAGCGATGTCCTGAAGATCGCCTGCCTGGCCCAGGTGGTGAACGTCATTGCGCCGATCCTGACCACCCGCGACGCGCTGCTCAAACAGTCGATCTACTATCCGTTCTTGCTCTTCAGCCGGCTGGCTTCCGGCGTGGCGCTGGATGTAGCCGTCAAGGCGCCGCTGTATGAGACGCAGAAGTTCGGGACCATGCCGCTGCTGGATGTCTCGGCTTCGTGGGATGAGGAGAAAGGCACGCACGCCATCTTCATCGTCAACCGCAGCCAGACGGAAAGCCTGCCGGTGGAACTGATCTGGCAGGATCGCGCGCCGGCACGGATCAGCAAGGCATACCGGGTGGCCGGGACCGATCCCAAGGCGGCCAATAGCTTTGAGAATCCCAACGTGGTTGTTGCGGTCGAGGTGGCAGCGCCGGTTCTGGATGGCAAGTCGGCGTCGCTGGTTGTCCCGCCGCTGTCGTTCACGGCTATCGAGGCGCAGCTGCGCTAG
- a CDS encoding carbohydrate ABC transporter permease, translating to MSIVQLRHSTFFRYFGVYVFLFVMSAFVLFPLVIAVSQSFMTNQEVNRWPPRVIPVEPTIESYRLVLTQQDVRLDLWLRNSVVAATGYTIAVLVICSPAAYAFARLNFPGNKPLFAFLLATIMIPGQVTLIPNYLLMRDLKWLDTFNALIFPGAANVFGVFLLRQFFMQVPRELEEAAVLDGAGYFGRFWHVILPLSTNALTALGIFVFLGHFNDLFWPIIVTSSLQTRTLPVGLSIIQSSYAGQYRPMILAGAVLSTLPVLIVYSIFQRRIIQGVTLTGMGGR from the coding sequence ATGAGCATCGTGCAACTCAGACATTCGACGTTCTTCCGCTATTTTGGCGTGTATGTCTTTCTGTTTGTGATGTCGGCGTTTGTGCTCTTCCCATTGGTCATTGCGGTTTCGCAATCGTTCATGACCAATCAGGAAGTCAATCGCTGGCCCCCCAGAGTCATCCCGGTTGAACCAACGATCGAAAGCTACCGCCTGGTGCTAACCCAGCAGGATGTCCGCCTGGACCTGTGGTTGCGCAACAGTGTCGTGGCGGCGACGGGGTACACGATCGCTGTGCTGGTCATCTGCTCGCCGGCGGCTTACGCCTTCGCCAGGCTCAATTTCCCCGGCAACAAGCCCCTGTTTGCCTTCCTGCTGGCGACCATCATGATCCCGGGGCAGGTGACGCTGATCCCCAACTACCTGTTGATGCGCGACCTGAAGTGGCTTGACACCTTCAACGCGCTTATCTTCCCCGGCGCGGCCAATGTCTTTGGCGTCTTCCTGCTCCGCCAGTTCTTTATGCAGGTGCCCAGGGAACTGGAAGAAGCGGCGGTGCTGGATGGCGCCGGGTACTTTGGGCGCTTCTGGCACGTAATCCTGCCGCTATCCACCAATGCGCTGACGGCGCTGGGCATCTTCGTTTTCCTTGGCCATTTCAATGACCTGTTCTGGCCCATCATCGTCACCAGCAGCCTGCAGACGCGTACCCTGCCGGTAGGCCTGTCGATCATCCAGTCGTCGTATGCCGGTCAATATCGCCCGATGATCCTGGCTGGCGCGGTTCTCTCGACGCTGCCGGTGCTGATCGTCTACTCAATCTTCCAGCGCCGGATCATTCAGGGCGTCACGTTGACGGGGATGGGGGGACGGTAA